One Acidobacteriota bacterium genomic window carries:
- a CDS encoding TIR domain-containing protein codes for MKKQFSSVPKVFLSFSMEHKPLVELFRDQAVGSRSGLVFRDYSIKEPVEGAWKAQAERLIRKSSVTICLVGKDTWRSEPVNWEIRKSAELGKRIMAVYLQSHAVRTPPALLEAGIAPMPWDVEAIVDRLYDDQRTVH; via the coding sequence ATGAAGAAGCAGTTTTCTTCGGTCCCAAAGGTGTTCCTGAGCTTTTCCATGGAGCACAAGCCGCTCGTCGAGTTGTTCCGGGATCAAGCGGTGGGCAGCAGATCTGGGCTGGTTTTTCGGGACTACTCCATTAAGGAGCCCGTTGAAGGCGCGTGGAAAGCTCAAGCAGAACGACTGATCCGGAAATCGAGCGTGACGATCTGCCTGGTCGGCAAAGACACTTGGCGCAGCGAGCCGGTGAATTGGGAAATCCGGAAGAGCGCGGAACTCGGCAAACGCATCATGGCCGTCTACCTGCAATCGCACGCCGTACGAACTCCCCCGGCGCTACTCGAGGCCGGCATAGCCCCCATGCCGTGGGACGTAGAGGCGATTGTGGATAGGCTGTACGATGACCAACGAACAGTCCATTGA
- a CDS encoding nuclease: MSTHRIHVFISHSWAYSTHYDKLTEWIFGTKWRVGQASLVFLDYSVPKDDPIHNAPTQKALKDAIYRKIARCHVVVIPTGMYANYSKWIQKEIDGAQDRGKPILAVNPWGQQRASSVVASAADKAVGWNSKSVVQGIWQLYRG, encoded by the coding sequence ATGAGCACACACCGGATCCACGTTTTCATCAGCCACTCATGGGCGTACTCAACCCACTACGACAAATTGACTGAATGGATATTCGGTACCAAGTGGCGCGTCGGCCAAGCGTCACTGGTTTTCCTAGACTACTCGGTTCCGAAGGATGATCCAATTCACAACGCGCCCACGCAGAAGGCACTCAAGGACGCCATCTACAGAAAGATCGCGCGCTGCCACGTGGTGGTCATTCCGACCGGAATGTATGCGAACTACAGCAAGTGGATCCAGAAGGAAATCGATGGAGCCCAAGACCGAGGTAAGCCCATACTGGCCGTGAATCCGTGGGGACAACAGAGAGCCTCGTCGGTCGTGGCGAGTGCCGCAGACAAGGCGGTTGGATGGAACAGCAAGTCGGTCGTCCAGGGGATATGGCAGCTCTACCGGGGCTGA
- a CDS encoding lipopolysaccharide biosynthesis protein: MLANVRRVFSHLAVYGLGEILLFGIGFLLVPVYTRVLTPAEYGVLGLLLLLRAFLRPLNQLGLDESFLRFYYDCGDDAARRALTGTTLVTIGLASGGVLAVLLAGADTISRLLLGSAEHAWTLRVLALNGFLQAFLCVPHGLLRIRNEPARFARWTVGGGLGATAGRLLLVVGFRMGVFGIMLADLLVSVVLVAGLSRVVERPVGGFSWQRAREMLRFGLPRVPNVLLQQVTMMSDRFFLRLSRPLSDVGVYQLGGTVANVLRIYPEAFRRAWMPFAFEKMDEPDAPRQFAQLATVAFAVLVFGTLGIAVLAGPVVQIMTPPAFHGAAAVVPFLVLGVAFHGAAVFLTTSLNVAKRTRALPVAAAVAATVTVIGHVTLIPRFGLLGAAGATAAGQAARVIVMAVAAQRLFHIPYEMGRLLRTAFVGLVFYGAAGFAPADVSAEALLVRGGLLALFPPALLIAGVVDQDALRRLRARTAGQSAPPPSEPGELE; encoded by the coding sequence ATGCTCGCCAACGTCCGCCGGGTCTTTTCGCACCTGGCGGTTTACGGATTGGGCGAGATCCTCCTCTTCGGCATCGGCTTTCTGCTGGTCCCGGTCTACACGCGCGTCCTGACGCCGGCAGAGTACGGCGTACTCGGCCTGCTTCTGCTGCTCCGCGCTTTTCTGCGACCGCTAAACCAGCTTGGGCTGGACGAGTCGTTTCTGCGCTTCTACTACGACTGCGGCGACGATGCGGCGCGCCGGGCGCTGACCGGGACGACGCTGGTCACCATCGGCCTCGCGAGCGGCGGCGTACTTGCCGTGCTGCTCGCCGGCGCGGACACGATCAGCCGCCTGCTGCTTGGCTCGGCCGAGCATGCCTGGACGCTCCGGGTGCTCGCCCTGAACGGCTTCCTGCAGGCGTTCCTGTGCGTCCCCCACGGCCTGCTCCGGATCCGGAACGAGCCGGCACGGTTCGCCCGGTGGACGGTGGGCGGCGGCCTCGGGGCCACGGCGGGACGCCTGCTGCTCGTGGTCGGCTTCCGCATGGGCGTGTTCGGAATCATGCTGGCCGACCTGCTGGTCTCGGTCGTGTTGGTCGCCGGCCTCTCCCGCGTGGTCGAGCGTCCCGTCGGGGGGTTCTCGTGGCAGCGGGCGCGCGAGATGCTGCGCTTCGGCCTGCCGCGCGTGCCGAACGTGCTCCTGCAACAGGTCACGATGATGTCCGACCGGTTCTTCCTGCGGTTGTCTCGTCCACTGTCGGACGTCGGCGTCTACCAATTGGGCGGCACCGTCGCCAACGTCCTGCGCATCTATCCGGAAGCGTTCCGCCGCGCTTGGATGCCGTTCGCGTTCGAGAAGATGGACGAGCCGGACGCGCCGCGGCAGTTCGCCCAGCTCGCGACGGTCGCGTTCGCCGTGCTGGTGTTCGGGACGCTGGGCATCGCGGTTCTCGCCGGACCGGTCGTTCAGATCATGACGCCGCCCGCGTTCCACGGCGCCGCAGCGGTCGTTCCATTCCTGGTGCTGGGCGTCGCCTTCCACGGCGCCGCCGTCTTCCTGACGACGTCGCTAAACGTAGCCAAACGGACGCGCGCCCTGCCCGTCGCCGCCGCTGTTGCGGCCACGGTCACGGTGATAGGCCACGTGACGCTGATCCCGCGGTTCGGCCTGCTCGGCGCGGCTGGCGCCACCGCGGCGGGTCAGGCGGCGCGCGTCATCGTGATGGCGGTGGCGGCACAACGCCTGTTCCACATCCCCTACGAGATGGGCCGGCTGCTACGCACCGCCTTCGTGGGCCTTGTCTTCTACGGCGCCGCCGGCTTTGCGCCCGCGGACGTCTCCGCGGAGGCCCTCCTCGTGCGTGGGGGCCTGCTGGCCCTGTTTCCGCCGGCGTTGCTCATCGCCGGCGTGGTCGACCAGGACGCGCTACGGCGGCTGCGGGCCCGGACGGCTGGACAAAGTGCGCCGCCGCCTTCCGAACCGGGAGAACTGGAGTGA
- a CDS encoding sulfotransferase: MTIARTVEKRFKQLRSLASRWTSRFPDERFIFISGFHHSGTTLVQEVLRQQGAFMFVDERDDGEPGRPQETHLRELHRLRREAWQGGHAWAAMKFPSNTTEAVGRLTRELPLLAPRCALVLCYRDPAATVLSLAGRHGWDPDRAWRDAAAQQAVADAWQAYTDGHRGRVVRLALEDFTADPESYVRAILGLRMDQALPTAIGDRKRDQGEELPELPDSASHEDRRRIQTRLPIYPVGRDDWQDTATDAAVLEVLHAIRERYGTSPVFPPTN; encoded by the coding sequence GTGACCATCGCACGAACGGTCGAGAAGCGGTTCAAGCAGTTGCGCTCACTCGCCAGCCGCTGGACGAGCCGGTTTCCCGACGAACGCTTCATCTTCATCAGCGGCTTTCACCACTCGGGGACCACGCTCGTTCAGGAGGTGCTGCGCCAGCAGGGCGCCTTCATGTTCGTCGATGAACGCGACGACGGCGAACCGGGCCGGCCGCAGGAAACGCACCTCCGCGAACTCCATCGGCTGCGGCGGGAGGCCTGGCAGGGTGGGCACGCTTGGGCCGCGATGAAGTTCCCGAGCAACACGACGGAGGCCGTCGGGCGGCTGACGCGCGAGCTGCCGCTCCTCGCCCCGCGCTGTGCGCTGGTGCTCTGCTACCGCGATCCGGCGGCTACGGTGCTGTCGCTCGCCGGCCGCCACGGGTGGGATCCCGATCGCGCGTGGCGCGACGCCGCCGCCCAGCAGGCCGTCGCCGATGCCTGGCAGGCCTACACGGACGGGCATCGCGGTCGGGTCGTCAGACTCGCGCTGGAGGACTTCACCGCGGATCCCGAGTCCTACGTCCGGGCCATCCTCGGCCTCCGGATGGATCAAGCTCTTCCTACTGCCATAGGCGACAGAAAACGGGACCAAGGAGAAGAGTTACCAGAACTTCCCGATTCTGCTAGTCATGAGGATCGTCGCCGTATTCAGACACGCCTACCAATTTATCCGGTCGGACGCGACGACTGGCAAGACACGGCGACCGACGCCGCAGTTCTGGAAGTGCTGCACGCGATCCGCGAGCGCTACGGCACCTCGCCCGTCTTCCCGCCGACGAACTAA
- a CDS encoding glycosyltransferase family 2 protein: MTSSAEDSVEREAIYVVVPAYNEAAMVGSVVLALRQRYVHVVVVDDGSSDDTAGVATRAGAITLRHSINRGQGAALQTGLRYSLQCGAHCIVTFDADGQHDHRDVEALTRPILTGQVDVALGSRFVESGSAEGLPWPRLLLLKAAVMFTRVVSRARVTDAHNGLRAFSRRAAERINLTVDRMGHASEIIDQVSDSGLPYMEVPVHIRYTEYSRLKGQTELGAVSVLAGYLLGRLRR, translated from the coding sequence ATGACGAGTAGCGCAGAAGATTCAGTGGAACGGGAGGCGATCTATGTCGTCGTCCCCGCCTACAACGAGGCTGCAATGGTCGGGTCGGTAGTGTTGGCGTTGCGCCAGCGCTACGTCCATGTTGTGGTGGTCGATGACGGTTCTTCGGACGATACCGCCGGGGTTGCTACCCGGGCCGGCGCGATCACGCTACGGCACTCTATCAATCGCGGCCAGGGCGCGGCGCTGCAGACGGGTCTTCGCTACAGTCTCCAGTGTGGCGCGCACTGCATCGTTACATTCGACGCCGATGGCCAACATGACCACCGCGACGTCGAGGCACTGACTCGTCCGATCCTAACGGGCCAGGTAGACGTTGCCCTCGGCTCTCGCTTCGTGGAATCTGGCTCGGCGGAGGGTCTGCCATGGCCCCGGCTTCTGCTGCTGAAGGCGGCCGTGATGTTCACTCGAGTCGTCTCGCGGGCAAGAGTTACGGACGCCCACAACGGTCTTCGGGCGTTCTCGCGGAGGGCGGCGGAACGCATCAACCTTACTGTCGATCGCATGGGGCATGCGAGTGAAATCATCGACCAGGTCAGCGATTCGGGATTGCCCTACATGGAGGTGCCGGTACATATCCGGTATACCGAGTATTCGCGGCTAAAGGGGCAGACCGAGCTGGGCGCTGTTTCCGTTCTCGCCGGATACCTCCTGGGAAGGTTGCGCCGATGA
- a CDS encoding DUF2304 domain-containing protein produces the protein MSGFQIAGLMLATVMVTVILAGMFRQRQQTRVRLGLIVVWLTAVVAILFPDLTMSAANALGIGRGADLLLYVALLAALVALLVIYLRFAALESQITELVRHVAISEARRSQPSEPDSGRE, from the coding sequence ATGAGTGGGTTTCAAATCGCCGGTCTCATGCTCGCGACAGTCATGGTGACTGTCATCCTGGCCGGCATGTTCCGTCAGCGGCAACAGACGCGCGTGCGGCTTGGCCTGATCGTCGTCTGGCTGACCGCGGTGGTCGCTATCCTCTTTCCTGACTTGACGATGAGCGCAGCGAACGCGCTGGGCATCGGTCGTGGGGCCGACCTTCTGCTCTATGTCGCCCTCTTGGCCGCCCTCGTAGCGCTGTTGGTCATCTACCTTAGATTCGCCGCTCTGGAGAGCCAGATCACGGAACTCGTTCGACATGTCGCGATTTCCGAGGCGCGACGCTCTCAACCGAGCGAGCCCGACTCAGGGAGAGAGTAG
- a CDS encoding GMC family oxidoreductase: MSRFPRRDALNRASPTQGESRAFELLYVVGSGPAGLSSARALLASGHEVTMLDAGKELEPGAGEIVRRLAASEPDGWNTSDIEHLRTGSMPSSRGIPLKRIYGSDFPYRPAGIHRLIEESPEIGIRPSYARGGFSNVWGAGVLPYAEDELVGWPFSRTGLAPHFRAVLDDMPLAGRRDGLADAFPLYTDRLSVLRTSRQAERFLSDLDHNSTELRQRGFTFGRSRLGVRSRAMGDVTDCVHCGLCLYGCPYGLIYNSASTLRSLILEAPKFRYVPGVIVHRVRQVGETVIIEGADLQGSRRSFVGSRAFLACGALSTTRIVLESLGAYGSPLSLRDSQYFLLPLLRYRTVPAVASEKLHTLCQVFLRLRRPELGNHAIHLSVYTYNDLYRGALAALCGSAVANADHLTNPLFGRLLVVQGHLPSDRSSSIVANLFAQRNGEASILRLSSRDTDQTRRTIGMVQRELFRVRRLLRAIPLPLMTRVGKPGSGFYAGGGFPMRQDPGRLETDPLGRPKGFQRVHLVDASVFPSIAGTPITFTVMANAHRIASETARLLDPAVGGEK, translated from the coding sequence ATGTCGCGATTTCCGAGGCGCGACGCTCTCAACCGAGCGAGCCCGACTCAGGGAGAGAGTAGAGCGTTCGAGTTGTTGTACGTAGTTGGGTCCGGTCCAGCCGGTCTCTCGTCCGCGCGCGCCCTTCTCGCAAGCGGCCACGAAGTGACGATGCTCGACGCGGGCAAGGAGCTGGAACCCGGCGCCGGTGAAATCGTCCGACGCCTGGCTGCCTCTGAACCGGACGGCTGGAACACATCGGACATCGAGCATCTGCGAACCGGATCGATGCCGTCGTCACGGGGGATTCCGCTCAAACGCATCTACGGTTCGGACTTTCCCTATCGACCGGCTGGAATTCACCGTCTGATCGAAGAGTCACCGGAGATCGGAATCCGGCCGTCGTACGCTCGAGGCGGCTTTTCCAACGTCTGGGGCGCTGGCGTGCTGCCATACGCGGAGGATGAGCTGGTTGGTTGGCCCTTTTCTCGGACGGGCTTGGCGCCGCACTTCAGGGCCGTACTTGATGACATGCCGTTGGCGGGGCGCCGTGACGGTCTGGCGGACGCCTTTCCACTCTATACCGACCGGTTGAGCGTCCTTCGTACGAGCCGGCAGGCGGAACGGTTCCTCTCGGACCTCGACCATAACTCCACGGAACTCCGGCAACGCGGGTTCACCTTCGGCCGGTCGCGCCTTGGAGTGCGATCACGGGCCATGGGAGATGTCACGGATTGCGTCCATTGTGGACTCTGCCTCTACGGCTGCCCGTACGGGCTCATCTACAATTCGGCATCGACGCTCCGCTCGTTGATCCTGGAGGCTCCGAAGTTCCGTTACGTACCGGGAGTCATCGTTCACCGAGTAAGGCAGGTAGGTGAAACGGTCATCATCGAGGGTGCGGACCTGCAAGGGAGCCGTCGCTCGTTTGTGGGTTCGCGCGCATTCCTCGCGTGCGGCGCGCTCTCCACGACCCGCATTGTGCTGGAATCACTAGGCGCCTATGGCTCGCCGCTGTCACTCAGAGACAGCCAGTACTTTCTGCTGCCACTTCTGCGATACCGGACGGTCCCGGCCGTGGCATCCGAGAAGCTGCACACGCTTTGCCAGGTCTTTCTGCGCCTTCGGCGGCCCGAGTTGGGGAACCATGCGATTCACTTGTCCGTGTATACGTACAACGACCTCTACCGCGGCGCTCTCGCGGCGCTGTGCGGTTCGGCGGTGGCCAACGCCGACCATCTGACGAATCCGCTCTTCGGTCGTCTTCTCGTCGTTCAGGGACATCTCCCCTCCGATCGATCATCAAGTATCGTGGCGAATCTGTTCGCACAAAGAAACGGGGAAGCTTCCATTCTCCGGCTCTCGTCGCGTGACACGGATCAGACGAGGCGGACGATCGGGATGGTTCAGAGAGAGCTGTTTCGGGTGCGTCGCCTTCTTCGTGCAATCCCTCTCCCGCTGATGACCAGAGTGGGGAAGCCAGGAAGTGGATTCTATGCGGGTGGAGGTTTCCCCATGCGGCAAGATCCCGGTCGTCTCGAAACCGACCCGCTCGGGCGGCCAAAGGGCTTCCAACGGGTACACCTGGTGGATGCCAGTGTGTTTCCGTCAATTGCCGGTACGCCGATCACGTTCACGGTGATGGCGAATGCTCACCGAATCGCCTCCGAGACCGCCCGGCTTCTCGATCCGGCGGTCGGTGGCGAGAAATAG
- a CDS encoding NAD-dependent epimerase/dehydratase family protein translates to MSEPSSRRVIVTGSTGYVGSALSTNLRSAGWLVCEARRPGRPSDEPSIPYRLDSALDPEWFQGVYGLVHCAYDFTLTDPGDIWRVNVDGSVRLFEVAASAGVSKRILLSTMSAFEGCRSDYGRAKLEIETRTAALGTAIIRPGLVWGGAGGGLFGVLERVAGTLPVVPLVAADRRVLYPAHIEDLSELVRSILSGDIDHGKRPIIAAAGEPISLRQLVRHLAAQAGRNPMVLPVSANVVEFSLRCCEWLGMRLPFRSDSLRSLVGLDADRMFIGAALETQRFRPLLTATSGSTGSS, encoded by the coding sequence ATGAGTGAGCCGAGTTCCCGGCGCGTGATCGTCACGGGATCGACCGGTTACGTTGGATCCGCTCTGTCGACCAACCTCCGATCCGCCGGGTGGCTGGTATGCGAGGCGCGCCGACCTGGCCGACCGAGCGATGAACCGTCGATTCCGTACAGGCTTGATTCGGCGCTTGATCCGGAGTGGTTTCAAGGAGTGTACGGGTTGGTGCATTGCGCCTACGACTTCACCCTTACCGATCCTGGCGACATCTGGCGGGTGAACGTGGACGGAAGTGTCCGTCTGTTCGAGGTTGCTGCGTCTGCTGGAGTTTCGAAGAGAATCCTGCTGTCGACCATGAGCGCGTTCGAAGGTTGTCGCTCGGACTACGGTCGCGCGAAGCTGGAGATTGAAACACGAACGGCTGCGCTCGGTACAGCGATCATCCGCCCCGGACTCGTATGGGGCGGAGCTGGTGGTGGGTTGTTCGGCGTTCTGGAACGCGTTGCAGGCACCCTGCCCGTCGTGCCGCTGGTTGCCGCGGACAGGCGAGTCCTGTATCCAGCGCATATCGAGGACCTGAGCGAACTTGTCCGGTCGATCCTGTCCGGCGATATCGACCATGGGAAAAGACCGATTATCGCGGCGGCGGGCGAACCGATCTCTCTACGGCAGTTGGTCCGTCATCTGGCAGCCCAAGCTGGACGAAACCCGATGGTTCTTCCCGTTTCCGCCAATGTTGTCGAGTTCAGCCTGAGATGCTGTGAGTGGCTCGGGATGCGACTTCCGTTTCGCAGTGACAGTCTTCGCAGTCTGGTTGGCCTGGACGCCGACCGGATGTTCATCGGGGCGGCTCTGGAAACACAGCGGTTCCGCCCCCTCTTGACCGCCACGTCTGGTTCGACGGGTAGTTCCTGA
- a CDS encoding carbamoyltransferase, giving the protein MAAVLGISAFYHDAAAAVVVDGEIVAAAQEERFTRVKHDASFPSNAIRYCLDEAGVNPEDLDAVGFYEKPFLKLDRLLETYLAYAPRGFRQFVRFAPAWTREKLRLPREIARGLDGRYCKPIVFTEHHESHAASAFFPSPFDEAAILTMDGVGEWATTTYGTGRGNRIELTHEIRFPHSLGLLYSAFTYFTGFRVNSGEYKLMGLAPYGEPHYAGLIREHLIDLKDDGSFRLDLSYFRYCEGLRMTSPKFHALFGGPPRKPETPITQREMDIAASVQAVTEEAMLRTARHVHAQTEMRNLCLAGGVALNCVGNGRILREGPFDDIWIQPAAGDAGGALGVALFIWHQLLDHPRNAQPHDAQQGSLLGPHWSDDAIRTFLDGVGAPRDDYVTDEALGAAVADLIAAGQVVGWFQGRMEFGPRALGARSILGDPRDPGMQSRMNVQIKFRESFRPFAPAVLRDRCSDYFEVRTDDDRPYMSIVAPVAVARRRAVDADGRQGFDRLRAIRSDVPAVTHVDYSARLQTVDAERHGRFAALLRTFEAKTGCPVMVNTSFNVRGEPIVRTPDDAWRCFMATGMDALVLGRSVLLKERQPEGAKVEAEAHLARFEMD; this is encoded by the coding sequence ATGGCCGCGGTGCTTGGCATCTCCGCCTTCTATCACGACGCGGCGGCGGCGGTCGTGGTGGACGGCGAGATTGTTGCTGCGGCTCAGGAGGAGCGCTTCACGCGCGTGAAGCACGATGCGTCGTTCCCGTCGAACGCCATCCGCTACTGCCTCGACGAAGCAGGCGTCAACCCGGAAGACCTCGACGCCGTCGGCTTCTACGAGAAGCCGTTCCTGAAGCTGGACCGCCTGCTCGAGACCTATCTCGCCTACGCACCCCGCGGCTTCCGGCAATTCGTCCGCTTCGCTCCCGCCTGGACACGCGAGAAGCTGCGCCTGCCGCGGGAGATTGCGCGGGGCCTGGACGGGCGCTACTGCAAGCCGATCGTGTTCACCGAGCATCACGAATCGCACGCGGCTAGCGCGTTCTTCCCTTCGCCCTTCGACGAGGCAGCGATCCTGACAATGGACGGTGTGGGCGAGTGGGCGACGACGACCTACGGCACAGGGCGCGGCAACCGGATCGAGCTGACCCACGAGATCCGATTCCCGCACTCACTCGGCCTGCTCTATTCGGCGTTCACGTACTTCACGGGGTTCCGCGTCAATTCGGGCGAGTACAAGCTGATGGGCCTCGCCCCGTACGGCGAGCCGCACTACGCCGGCCTGATTCGGGAGCATCTGATCGACCTGAAGGACGACGGGTCGTTCCGTCTCGACCTGTCGTACTTCCGCTACTGCGAGGGGCTCCGGATGACGTCGCCGAAGTTCCACGCGCTGTTCGGCGGTCCCCCGCGGAAGCCGGAGACGCCGATCACCCAACGCGAGATGGACATCGCGGCGTCGGTCCAAGCCGTGACCGAGGAAGCGATGCTCCGGACCGCGCGCCACGTGCACGCGCAGACCGAGATGCGAAACCTCTGTCTGGCCGGAGGTGTCGCATTGAACTGCGTCGGCAATGGCCGGATCCTGCGGGAGGGGCCGTTCGACGACATCTGGATTCAGCCAGCGGCGGGCGATGCGGGCGGCGCGCTCGGGGTGGCGCTCTTCATCTGGCATCAACTGCTCGACCATCCGCGCAACGCTCAACCGCACGACGCGCAGCAGGGATCGCTGCTCGGACCGCACTGGAGTGACGACGCGATCCGGACGTTCCTCGATGGCGTGGGCGCGCCGCGCGACGACTATGTGACCGATGAGGCGCTCGGCGCGGCGGTCGCGGACCTGATTGCGGCGGGGCAGGTGGTCGGCTGGTTCCAGGGCCGTATGGAGTTCGGGCCGCGCGCCCTGGGCGCACGCAGCATTCTCGGCGATCCGCGCGACCCCGGCATGCAGTCGCGCATGAACGTCCAGATCAAGTTCCGAGAGTCGTTCCGTCCCTTCGCGCCGGCCGTGCTGCGCGACCGGTGCAGTGACTACTTCGAGGTGCGTACGGACGACGACCGGCCCTACATGTCGATCGTCGCGCCGGTTGCCGTGGCGCGCCGGCGGGCGGTGGACGCAGACGGCCGGCAGGGTTTCGACCGCCTGCGCGCCATTCGCTCCGACGTGCCGGCCGTGACGCACGTCGACTATTCGGCTCGACTTCAGACCGTCGACGCCGAGCGTCACGGACGCTTCGCCGCCCTGCTGCGGACGTTCGAGGCGAAGACGGGCTGCCCGGTCATGGTCAACACCAGCTTCAACGTCCGGGGCGAGCCGATCGTTCGGACGCCCGACGATGCTTGGCGCTGTTTCATGGCGACGGGAATGGACGCCTTGGTCCTTGGCCGGTCCGTCCTGCTGAAGGAACGGCAGCCGGAAGGAGCGAAGGTCGAGGCCGAGGCGCACCTCGCCCGGTTCGAGATGGACTGA